The following proteins are encoded in a genomic region of Dasypus novemcinctus isolate mDasNov1 chromosome 3, mDasNov1.1.hap2, whole genome shotgun sequence:
- the PSMB5 gene encoding proteasome subunit beta type-5, with protein MALASVLERPLSVNRHGYFGFGGRADLLDLGPGSPSDGMSLAAPNLDVSEEPGIEMLHGTTTLAFKFRHGVIVAVDSRATAGAYIASQTVKKVIEINPYLLGTMAGGAADCSFWERLLARQCRIYELRNKERISVAAASKLLANMVYQYKGMGLSMGTMICGWDKRGPGLYYVDSEGNRISGTTFSVGSGSVYAYGVMDRGYTYDLEVEEAYDLARRAIYQATYRDAYSGGVVNLYHVREDGWIRVSSDNVADLHDKYQSTP; from the exons ATGGCGCTGGCCAGCGTGTTGGAGAGGCCGCTCTCTGTGAATCGGCACGGATATTTCGGATTTGGGGGTCGCGCGGATCTGCTGGATCTGGGTCCAGGGAGTCCCAGTGATGGCATGAGTCTGGCCGCGCCGAACTTGGACGTCTCAGAGGAGCCGGGAATCGAAATGCTTCATGGAACCACCACCCTGGCCTTCAAG TTTCGTCATGGAGTCATTGTTGCAGTGGACTCCCGGGCCACAGCGGGTGCCTACATTGCCTCCCAGACCGTGAAGAAGGTGATAGAAATCAACCCCTACCTCCTGGGCACCATGGCTGGAGGTGCAGCAGATTGCAGCTTCTGGGAGCGACTGTTGGCCCGGCAGTGTCGAATCTACGAGCTGCGAAACAAGGAACGCATTTCCGTAGCAGCTGCTTCCAAGCTACTTGCTAACATGGTGTATCAGTATAAAGGCATGGGGCTGTCGATGGGCACCATGATCTGTGGCTGGGATAAAAGAGGTCCTG gcctctacTATGTGGACAGTGAAGGGAACCGGATCTCGGGGACCACCTTCTCTGTAGGTTCTGGCTCTGTGTATGCCTATGGCGTCATGGATCGGGGCTACACCTATGACCTGGAAGTGGAAGAGGCCTATGATCTGGCCCGTCGAGCCATCTACCAAGCCACCTACAGAGATGCCTACTCAGGAGGTGTGGTCAACCTCTACCATGTCCGGGAAGATGGCTGGATCCGAGTCTCCAGTGACAATGTAGCTGATCTACATGACAAGTATCAGTCTACCCCCTGA